A part of Catenulispora sp. MAP5-51 genomic DNA contains:
- a CDS encoding glycosyltransferase family 2 protein, with amino-acid sequence MTPAADPNRPKVSVIIPAYNEGDTVLPVLDRLFESVQLPCEVLVVVDTPEDTTMPVIEKYAAAEPRLKALVNTYGRGPANAIRFGIDAALSPAVVVTMADGCDDPRQIDDLARLVERGVAVAAASRYMAGGQQVGGPLLKGLMSQAAGRSLAWFARVGTRDATNSFKAYSTEFVREVGIDSRDGFEIGIELAAKARRLRRPVAEIPTIWLDRTQGGSNFQLRKWLPKYLRWYRFAFGPPLTVEQLRTKTEN; translated from the coding sequence ATGACACCGGCGGCGGACCCGAACCGGCCGAAGGTCTCGGTCATCATCCCGGCCTACAACGAGGGCGACACGGTGCTCCCGGTGCTGGACCGGCTCTTCGAGTCCGTCCAGCTGCCGTGCGAGGTGCTGGTCGTGGTGGACACCCCCGAGGACACCACGATGCCGGTGATAGAGAAGTACGCGGCCGCCGAGCCCCGGCTCAAGGCGCTGGTCAACACCTACGGCCGGGGCCCGGCCAACGCCATCCGGTTCGGCATCGACGCGGCTCTGAGCCCGGCGGTGGTGGTGACCATGGCCGACGGCTGCGACGACCCGCGGCAGATCGACGACCTGGCCCGGCTCGTGGAGCGCGGCGTGGCGGTGGCCGCGGCCTCCCGCTACATGGCCGGCGGCCAGCAGGTCGGCGGGCCGCTGCTCAAGGGCCTGATGTCGCAGGCCGCGGGCCGCTCGCTGGCCTGGTTCGCGCGCGTGGGCACGCGCGATGCGACCAACTCCTTCAAGGCCTACTCCACCGAGTTCGTCCGCGAGGTCGGCATCGACTCCCGCGACGGCTTCGAGATCGGCATCGAGCTGGCCGCCAAGGCCCGCCGGCTGCGCCGTCCGGTCGCCGAGATCCCGACCATCTGGCTGGACCGCACCCAGGGCGGCTCCAACTTCCAGCTGCGCAAGTGGCTGCCCAAGTACCTGCGCTGGTACCGGTTCGCCTTCGGGCCGCCGTTGACCGTCGAGCAGCTCCGTACCAAGACCGAGAACTGA
- a CDS encoding NAD-dependent epimerase/dehydratase family protein, with amino-acid sequence MSEKVLVSGSAGFIGGYVVEELLSRGYTVVGIDNYSKYGKIVKSYDDHPDYQFHEGDVRDTALMTELLGTCDHFIAGAALIGGISYFHTYAYDLLATNERIIASSCDAAIKAHNSGNGRLKKVTYMSSSMVFESTEEWPSVEGSERKVPPPLSSYGFQKLAVEYFARAAWDQYKLPYTIVRPFNCVGIGESRALGDEEILSGNVKLAMSHVVPDLVQKIVKGQDPLHILGTGEQVRHYTYGGDLARGIVTAMAHPAALNDDFNLSTPAGHSVKQLAEAIWAKIKGPDVPLTLVSDDPFEYDVQRRVPATEKAERVLGFTADTSLEQMLDEVVPWIVAAVENGTI; translated from the coding sequence ATGTCTGAGAAAGTCCTCGTCTCCGGCTCGGCCGGCTTCATCGGCGGCTACGTCGTGGAGGAGCTGCTCTCCCGCGGCTACACCGTGGTCGGCATCGACAACTACTCGAAGTACGGCAAGATCGTGAAGTCGTACGACGACCACCCGGACTACCAGTTCCACGAGGGCGACGTCCGCGACACCGCGCTGATGACCGAGCTGCTGGGGACTTGCGACCACTTCATCGCCGGCGCGGCGCTGATCGGCGGCATCTCCTACTTCCACACCTACGCCTACGACCTGCTGGCGACCAACGAGCGCATCATCGCCTCCTCGTGCGACGCCGCCATCAAGGCGCACAACAGCGGCAACGGCCGGCTGAAGAAGGTCACGTACATGTCCTCCTCGATGGTCTTCGAGTCCACCGAGGAGTGGCCCTCCGTGGAGGGCTCCGAGCGCAAGGTGCCGCCGCCGCTGTCGTCCTACGGCTTCCAGAAGCTGGCGGTGGAGTACTTCGCGCGCGCGGCGTGGGACCAGTACAAGCTGCCCTACACGATCGTGCGGCCGTTCAACTGCGTCGGCATCGGCGAGTCCCGCGCGCTGGGCGACGAGGAGATCCTGTCCGGCAACGTCAAGCTGGCGATGAGCCACGTGGTGCCGGACCTGGTGCAGAAGATCGTCAAGGGCCAGGACCCGCTGCACATCCTGGGCACCGGCGAGCAGGTGCGCCACTACACCTACGGCGGCGACCTGGCCCGCGGCATCGTGACCGCGATGGCGCACCCGGCGGCGCTGAACGACGACTTCAACCTGTCCACCCCGGCCGGGCACTCGGTGAAGCAGCTGGCCGAGGCGATCTGGGCCAAGATCAAGGGCCCGGACGTCCCGCTGACCCTGGTCTCCGACGACCCGTTCGAGTACGACGTGCAGCGCCGCGTGCCCGCCACCGAGAAGGCCGAGCGGGTCCTGGGCTTCACCGCCGACACCTCGCTGGAGCAGATGCTCGACGAGGTCGTCCCGTGGATCGTCGCCGCGGTCGAGAACGGCACGATCTGA
- a CDS encoding glycosyltransferase family 2 protein: MTDYSDVWIVIPVYNEGAVIGDVVENTRATFPNIVCVDDGSRDDSAARIAETGAHLVRHPVNLGQGAALQTGIAYALAQPGMRHLVTFDADGQHRVEDAETMLAVARTEGADVVLGSRFLEQNEQIPLLKRIVLRTVVALSPTARKLKLSDAHNGLRVMNREAASGLRITMNGMAHASEIVGFLASSGLKVREVPVTILYTDYSRSKGQSLINGVNILFDLSVRQRGA, from the coding sequence ATGACGGACTACAGCGACGTGTGGATCGTGATCCCGGTCTACAACGAGGGCGCCGTCATCGGCGACGTCGTGGAGAACACGCGCGCGACGTTCCCGAACATCGTCTGCGTCGACGACGGCAGCCGCGACGATTCGGCCGCGCGGATCGCCGAGACCGGCGCGCACCTGGTGCGGCACCCGGTCAACCTCGGACAGGGCGCGGCCCTGCAGACCGGCATCGCCTACGCCCTGGCCCAGCCGGGCATGCGCCACCTGGTCACCTTCGACGCCGACGGCCAGCACCGGGTGGAGGACGCCGAGACGATGCTCGCCGTGGCCCGCACCGAGGGCGCCGACGTGGTCCTGGGATCGCGCTTCCTGGAGCAGAACGAGCAGATCCCGCTGCTGAAGCGGATCGTGCTGCGCACCGTGGTGGCGCTGAGCCCCACCGCGCGCAAGCTCAAGCTGTCCGACGCGCACAACGGGCTGCGGGTGATGAACCGCGAGGCCGCCTCCGGCCTGCGGATCACCATGAACGGCATGGCGCACGCCTCGGAGATCGTCGGCTTCCTGGCGAGCTCGGGGCTGAAGGTCCGGGAGGTCCCGGTCACCATCTTGTACACCGACTACTCGCGGTCCAAGGGCCAGTCGTTGATCAACGGCGTCAACATACTGTTCGACCTGTCGGTCCGGCAGCGAGGGGCGTAG
- a CDS encoding DUF2304 domain-containing protein encodes MWIQFILIATAIVLFVFFIRSSHSVKTQAFKRIGFIVFLGLSLDAVLRPNDTTWLAHKVGVGRGADLLLYMLVAAFAFFAVNTFLRFRNLERRFTDLARSIALRDAQAPAVVTAPAARVPARAAEKEEPEPEPTLSGGPAR; translated from the coding sequence ATGTGGATCCAGTTCATCCTGATCGCGACCGCGATCGTGCTGTTCGTCTTCTTCATCCGCAGCTCGCACTCGGTCAAGACCCAGGCGTTCAAGCGCATCGGGTTCATCGTCTTCCTGGGCCTGAGCCTGGACGCCGTGCTGCGGCCGAACGACACCACCTGGCTGGCCCACAAGGTCGGGGTCGGCCGTGGCGCGGACCTGCTGCTGTACATGCTGGTCGCGGCCTTCGCGTTCTTCGCGGTGAACACCTTCCTGCGGTTCCGCAACCTGGAGCGCCGCTTCACCGACCTGGCCAGGTCCATCGCGCTGCGCGACGCCCAGGCCCCGGCCGTGGTGACGGCGCCGGCGGCGCGGGTGCCGGCCCGGGCGGCCGAGAAGGAGGAGCCCGAGCCGGAGCCCACGCTGTCTGGAGGACCGGCTCGATGA
- the galE gene encoding UDP-glucose 4-epimerase GalE translates to MTWLVTGGAGYIGAHVVRALIADGHEVAVLDDLSTGFKERVPDGVPLIMGTVLDPAALARAFGDHEVSGVVHLAGKKKVGESVAEPLYYFHENVEGLRVLLAAMGGHGVRSLVFSSSAAAYGMPDVEFVTEDTPCAPLSPYGLTKLVGEQMIAAAAVAQPLSYVNIRYFNVAGSASPELADRGAANLIPLIFERVDAGLPPRIFGDDYPTPDGTGIRDYIHVADLAEAHTAAARRLIADPQTALTVNAGRGVGVSVREIIQTVGSVIGEPGLTGAVEARRPGDPARSVASADRIREELGWTARRDVREMVESAWAGWRR, encoded by the coding sequence ATGACCTGGCTGGTGACCGGCGGCGCCGGGTACATCGGCGCCCATGTCGTGCGGGCCCTGATCGCCGACGGCCACGAGGTGGCCGTGCTGGACGACCTGTCCACCGGCTTCAAGGAGCGGGTGCCCGACGGTGTGCCGCTGATCATGGGCACGGTCCTGGACCCGGCCGCGCTGGCGCGCGCCTTCGGGGACCACGAGGTCTCCGGCGTCGTGCACCTGGCCGGCAAGAAGAAGGTCGGCGAGTCGGTCGCCGAACCCCTCTACTACTTCCACGAGAACGTCGAGGGCCTGCGGGTCCTGCTGGCGGCCATGGGCGGGCACGGCGTGCGCTCCCTGGTGTTCTCCTCCAGCGCCGCCGCCTACGGGATGCCCGACGTGGAGTTCGTCACCGAGGACACCCCCTGCGCGCCGCTGAGCCCCTACGGGCTGACCAAGCTGGTCGGCGAACAGATGATCGCCGCCGCGGCGGTCGCCCAGCCGCTGAGCTACGTGAACATCCGCTACTTCAACGTCGCCGGCAGCGCGAGCCCCGAGCTCGCCGACCGGGGCGCGGCCAACCTGATCCCGCTGATCTTCGAACGCGTCGACGCCGGACTGCCCCCGCGCATCTTCGGCGACGACTACCCGACCCCGGACGGCACCGGGATCCGGGACTACATCCACGTCGCAGACCTCGCCGAGGCGCACACCGCGGCGGCGCGCCGGCTGATCGCCGACCCGCAGACCGCGCTCACCGTCAACGCCGGCCGCGGCGTGGGCGTGTCGGTGCGCGAGATCATCCAGACCGTCGGCTCCGTGATCGGCGAGCCCGGCCTCACCGGGGCCGTGGAGGCACGCCGGCCCGGCGACCCGGCCCGCTCGGTGGCCTCCGCCGACCGGATCCGCGAGGAGCTGGGGTGGACGGCGCGGCGGGACGTGCGCGAGATGGTGGAGTCGGCGTGGGCGGGGTGGCGCCGGTGA
- a CDS encoding acyltransferase family protein: MTEGVGTAGVTAAGTETKTDAEAETEAGSAAQPGPPAGEAAPPPARPPRLYALDLIRFIAAAVVVLRHWVAIGAVYVGNHWVYAWGIAQPKHIAPFPLVAVATYGDLGVQLFFLISGFVICMSSWGRTLGQFGTSRVSRLYPAYWFSVLASIAVLLALPRLGVHRWPGTFHDVLMNLTMTQSFYGVHDIDPVYWTLAAELRFYLLFAIVVAFGVTYRRVMYFCWLWVFAAMFTQVTGNGTLNQILQPAYAPYFIAGVAFFLMWRFGPTMLLWALVGVSFLTAQSQTTPDPASFPEIGWAYPRWPMLLCLVLFFTLMALVALHKLDWVSWKPLATLGALTYPLYLLHQDIGFTMIAYLHRHLSFWPTLGVASVGILALCYLVQRFVEPTVQRLLKNGIKNSLAAMRRGDEGTPSAGRGSRSRTFLIPHQTAASSPSPSPSEPAP; encoded by the coding sequence GTGACTGAAGGAGTGGGGACAGCCGGAGTGACGGCGGCGGGCACTGAGACCAAGACCGACGCCGAGGCCGAGACTGAGGCTGGCAGCGCTGCCCAGCCCGGCCCGCCGGCCGGCGAAGCGGCGCCGCCCCCGGCCCGTCCTCCCCGGCTCTACGCACTGGACCTCATACGCTTCATCGCCGCGGCGGTGGTGGTGCTGCGCCACTGGGTGGCGATCGGCGCGGTCTACGTGGGCAACCACTGGGTCTACGCCTGGGGCATCGCGCAGCCCAAGCACATAGCGCCCTTCCCCCTCGTCGCGGTCGCGACCTACGGAGACCTCGGCGTCCAGCTCTTCTTCCTGATCAGCGGATTCGTGATCTGCATGAGCAGCTGGGGCCGCACGCTCGGCCAGTTCGGCACCTCGCGCGTCTCACGGCTCTACCCCGCCTACTGGTTCTCGGTGCTCGCCTCGATCGCGGTGCTGCTGGCCCTCCCCCGTCTGGGCGTGCACCGGTGGCCCGGGACGTTCCACGACGTTCTGATGAACCTGACCATGACGCAGAGCTTCTACGGCGTCCACGACATCGACCCGGTGTACTGGACCCTTGCCGCTGAACTGCGCTTCTACCTGCTGTTCGCGATCGTCGTGGCGTTCGGCGTCACCTACCGCCGCGTCATGTACTTCTGCTGGCTGTGGGTGTTCGCTGCGATGTTCACGCAGGTCACCGGCAACGGCACGCTGAACCAGATCCTGCAGCCGGCCTACGCCCCGTACTTCATCGCCGGAGTCGCTTTCTTCCTGATGTGGCGCTTCGGGCCGACCATGCTGCTGTGGGCGCTGGTCGGGGTGTCGTTCCTGACCGCACAGTCGCAGACCACCCCGGACCCGGCCTCGTTCCCCGAGATCGGCTGGGCCTACCCGCGCTGGCCGATGCTGCTGTGCCTGGTGCTGTTCTTCACCCTGATGGCCCTGGTCGCGCTGCACAAGCTCGACTGGGTCAGCTGGAAGCCGCTGGCCACCCTCGGCGCCCTGACCTACCCGCTGTACCTGCTCCACCAGGACATCGGCTTCACGATGATCGCCTACCTGCACCGGCACCTGTCGTTCTGGCCCACCCTCGGCGTGGCCTCGGTCGGCATCCTGGCGCTGTGCTACCTGGTCCAGCGGTTCGTCGAACCGACGGTGCAGCGGCTGCTGAAGAACGGCATCAAGAACTCCCTGGCGGCCATGCGCCGCGGCGACGAGGGCACCCCGTCCGCGGGCCGGGGCTCGAGAAGTCGCACATTCCTGATTCCGCACCAGACCGCGGCTTCGTCGCCGTCGCCGTCGCCGTCCGAACCAGCTCCATGA
- a CDS encoding polyprenol monophosphomannose synthase — protein sequence MQRSETDVESEAEALSVLVIIPTYNESENLEKIVTRVHAANPDVHVLVADDNSPDGTGKLADKLAGADERVKVLHRAGKEGLGKAYLAGFAWGIEHGYDVICEMDADGSHRPEDFPALLKALVAQNADLVLGSRYVPGGKTVGWPKRREVLSKGGNTWVRLVTGMKLADATGGYRLFRRETLEKIDLASVASAGYTFQVDLAWRTVRAGLKVVEVPITFVERELGASKMSGNIVAEALWRTTVWGTKYRLSRLVGKK from the coding sequence ATTCAAAGGAGCGAAACCGACGTGGAGTCCGAGGCCGAGGCCTTGAGCGTCCTGGTGATCATCCCGACGTACAACGAGTCGGAGAACCTGGAGAAGATCGTCACCCGGGTGCACGCGGCGAATCCGGACGTGCACGTCCTGGTCGCCGACGACAACTCCCCGGACGGCACCGGCAAGCTCGCCGACAAGCTGGCCGGCGCGGACGAGCGAGTCAAGGTCCTGCACCGGGCCGGCAAGGAGGGCCTGGGCAAGGCCTACCTGGCCGGGTTCGCCTGGGGCATCGAGCACGGCTACGACGTCATCTGCGAGATGGACGCCGACGGCTCGCACCGCCCCGAGGACTTCCCGGCGCTGCTGAAGGCACTGGTGGCGCAGAACGCCGACCTGGTCCTTGGTTCGCGCTACGTCCCCGGCGGCAAGACGGTCGGCTGGCCCAAGCGGCGGGAGGTCCTGTCCAAGGGCGGCAACACCTGGGTCCGCCTGGTCACCGGCATGAAGCTGGCCGACGCCACCGGCGGCTACCGCCTGTTCCGGCGCGAGACGCTGGAGAAGATAGACCTGGCCTCCGTCGCCAGCGCCGGCTACACCTTCCAGGTCGACCTGGCCTGGCGCACCGTGCGCGCCGGCCTGAAGGTCGTCGAGGTGCCGATCACCTTCGTCGAGCGGGAGCTCGGGGCGTCGAAGATGAGCGGGAACATAGTCGCCGAGGCGCTGTGGCGCACCACCGTGTGGGGCACCAAGTACCGGCTGAGCCGCCTGGTCGGCAAGAAGTAG
- a CDS encoding cell envelope integrity protein TolA has protein sequence MTTIAAEPEAGPRSAGRIRASNELWSRALTAGRWPLYEAAVAFAAAAWMLVSTKTIKVFAPLDRVSQVSGLAALQFRFLVPALALVVFLLLARRSEKYRLLASRTAFAALPGFTSGFLAAGVSLALRGANLPLNGTAGDAGDMERWAIMLQHGQMTHPGYPPLYPRIVWFVAKFSHNNVFLGLKHTEILTTAVLGPLTYLAWRFVVSRPWACVLALVFVPTLAEPYKAYEPLVLAVIIPIVIAFLRYLQTSPAKGLVHLAIAGLAWGLLVGEIFILFAGPFYWAAFGVCLGAAVMFPWRTGWRHGATLLGATVVGFLIPSYHLIDGLLHEAPDPYFFFGTSVDPAYTFVYLTDQPGNAIRNGTWPPTGELGGVGVFGVIVLVLTGVAIWLGMRRTPVLLTAGLLTGGWLMRFYLASHEYRDQLVRYWPRTTTFSLYCFLILAVFAVKLIGERAQEFLAEHQQLTASVREQAAAAKAKPETEAAAQESDAETDTRTEAEAEARVPAQRGRRTGGRVAAPFQTGMVGLAFALTLFTGMSASAATDKIMPKNDGSEGQLAWHAHFDSPANLVQGITKVNGK, from the coding sequence GTGACCACTATCGCCGCGGAGCCTGAGGCCGGCCCGCGAAGCGCAGGCCGGATCCGAGCGTCCAACGAGCTCTGGTCCCGGGCCCTGACCGCCGGGCGCTGGCCGCTGTACGAGGCCGCCGTGGCCTTCGCGGCCGCCGCGTGGATGCTCGTCTCCACCAAGACCATCAAGGTCTTCGCCCCGCTGGACCGGGTGAGCCAGGTCAGCGGTCTGGCGGCGCTGCAGTTCCGGTTCCTCGTCCCGGCCCTGGCCCTGGTGGTGTTCCTGCTGCTGGCCCGCCGGTCGGAGAAGTACCGGCTGCTGGCCTCACGGACCGCCTTCGCGGCGCTGCCCGGCTTCACCTCGGGCTTCCTGGCGGCCGGCGTGTCGCTGGCGCTGCGCGGCGCGAACCTGCCGCTGAACGGCACCGCGGGCGACGCCGGCGACATGGAGCGCTGGGCGATCATGCTCCAGCACGGCCAGATGACGCACCCCGGCTACCCGCCGCTGTACCCGCGCATCGTCTGGTTCGTCGCGAAGTTCAGCCACAACAACGTCTTCCTCGGCCTGAAGCACACCGAGATCCTGACCACCGCGGTCCTGGGCCCGCTGACGTACCTGGCGTGGCGCTTCGTCGTCTCCCGGCCGTGGGCGTGTGTGCTGGCCCTGGTGTTCGTGCCGACGCTGGCCGAGCCGTACAAGGCCTACGAGCCGCTGGTGCTGGCCGTCATCATCCCGATCGTCATCGCCTTCCTGCGATACCTGCAGACCAGCCCCGCCAAGGGCCTGGTGCACCTGGCGATCGCCGGTCTGGCCTGGGGCCTGCTGGTCGGCGAGATCTTCATCCTGTTCGCCGGCCCCTTCTACTGGGCCGCGTTCGGCGTCTGCCTGGGCGCCGCGGTGATGTTCCCGTGGCGCACCGGATGGCGCCACGGCGCGACGCTGCTGGGCGCGACGGTGGTCGGCTTCCTGATCCCCTCGTACCACCTGATCGACGGCCTGCTGCACGAGGCGCCGGACCCGTACTTCTTCTTCGGCACCAGCGTGGACCCCGCGTACACCTTCGTGTACCTCACCGACCAGCCCGGCAACGCCATCCGGAACGGCACCTGGCCGCCCACCGGCGAGCTCGGCGGCGTGGGCGTCTTCGGCGTCATCGTCCTGGTCCTGACCGGCGTGGCGATCTGGCTCGGCATGCGCCGCACCCCGGTCCTGCTCACCGCCGGCCTGCTCACCGGCGGCTGGCTGATGCGCTTCTACCTGGCCTCGCACGAGTACCGCGACCAGCTGGTCCGCTACTGGCCGCGCACCACGACGTTCTCGCTGTACTGCTTCCTGATCCTCGCGGTGTTCGCCGTCAAGCTGATCGGCGAGCGCGCCCAGGAGTTCCTGGCCGAGCACCAGCAGCTCACGGCGAGCGTGCGGGAGCAGGCGGCGGCTGCGAAGGCCAAGCCCGAGACCGAGGCCGCAGCGCAGGAGTCTGACGCCGAGACCGACACCCGCACCGAGGCCGAGGCCGAGGCCCGCGTGCCCGCGCAGCGGGGGCGGCGCACCGGCGGGCGTGTGGCGGCGCCGTTCCAGACCGGCATGGTCGGCCTGGCGTTCGCGCTCACGCTGTTCACCGGCATGTCCGCCTCGGCGGCCACCGACAAGATCATGCCGAAGAACGACGGCTCCGAGGGCCAGCTGGCCTGGCACGCGCACTTCGACTCCCCGGCGAACCTGGTGCAGGGGATCACGAAGGTCAACGGCAAGTAG
- a CDS encoding glycosyltransferase, with product MSGSGAAVIEFLIPYYGSPEYLHQTIASIRALEDTDWRLTVVEDAYPDGLEVERTVRALEDDRIRYVRNEKNLGNNANTYRCIELAEGDWFAMPGADDLVNPNYGRAVADLIRRHPDAAMVQPAVEVIDEDGAPHFPLPDKIKRLTRPGTGEVVLQGDAGAASLLRSNWLYTPASCYRREHLQKVSYREGIDAAHDLAFIVDVIMAGGEVVAGTEVAFRYRRHGSSHSSSFARSGRRFEQERKYFEDIQAELIALNWKSAERAAKRRLLSRLNALSQLPGAAIARDGDAAKAMLRHGVR from the coding sequence ATGTCCGGCAGCGGCGCTGCGGTGATTGAGTTCCTCATCCCCTACTACGGGAGTCCGGAGTACCTGCACCAGACGATCGCCAGCATCAGGGCCCTGGAGGACACCGACTGGCGGCTGACGGTGGTCGAGGACGCCTACCCGGACGGCCTGGAGGTCGAGCGCACGGTCCGCGCCCTGGAGGACGACCGCATCCGGTACGTCCGCAACGAGAAGAACCTCGGCAACAACGCGAACACGTACCGCTGCATCGAACTCGCCGAGGGTGACTGGTTCGCCATGCCCGGCGCCGACGACCTCGTGAACCCGAACTACGGCCGCGCGGTCGCCGACCTGATCCGCCGCCACCCGGACGCCGCGATGGTCCAGCCCGCCGTGGAGGTCATCGACGAGGACGGCGCTCCGCACTTCCCACTCCCGGACAAGATCAAGCGCCTGACCCGCCCCGGCACCGGCGAGGTGGTCCTCCAGGGCGACGCGGGCGCGGCGAGCCTGCTGCGCAGCAACTGGCTGTACACCCCGGCCTCCTGCTACCGCCGCGAGCACCTGCAGAAGGTGTCCTACCGCGAGGGCATCGACGCCGCGCACGACCTGGCCTTCATCGTGGACGTCATCATGGCCGGCGGCGAGGTCGTGGCCGGCACCGAGGTGGCCTTCCGCTACCGCCGCCACGGCTCCAGCCACTCCAGCTCCTTCGCCCGCAGCGGCCGCCGCTTCGAGCAGGAGCGCAAGTACTTCGAGGACATCCAGGCCGAGCTGATCGCGCTGAACTGGAAGTCGGCCGAGCGCGCCGCCAAGCGCCGCCTGCTGTCGCGCCTGAACGCGCTGAGCCAGCTGCCGGGCGCTGCCATCGCCCGGGACGGCGACGCCGCGAAGGCGATGCTGCGGCACGGGGTGCGGTAG
- a CDS encoding DUF2142 domain-containing protein: MPAAPSRTALRLKPRSTGTKAFLLAFVGFFLLGAAWSLAMPYDGSADEFRHVVRAYGVLDGQINVHDSHITVPKSLVPDGIADPDPQSCMRWKLDVTAACVASPAPGDEHRMVDTTSGAANYNPIYYAVTGWPIKLFPDYHGVIAARLLTCLLTSALLGGAVAVAARLARGRGPLVLGGVLLAVTPVAVNLTGAVNPAGPEIAAAVAVWTSLIAILMARDDSKWTLALFGVSAGVLAVLRELGIGWLLAALVVTAFGAGKDRLRELARRRPVQLWSAAVVIAAVVGAGWIMLSTQAGIPASGQSTNAIPHGMSLIVKELTHRVPMYTSGLVGLTSFGDVAVPLPLILIWFAAVGALLIAAARRAGWRALLQLAAIVAGGYLFLVAADLQAAAGGWWFSQGRYALPMLVGAPILAAFVLADRGLVAVPRQAALMRWAAWILIPTQGVALWITMIRFQHAFHGRHPNLFFLFDQTSSVNPFSGAWTPPGSGVPAVLLGVAGIVALLTLVLRAARSGPISDVETVTIRERYIRIS; this comes from the coding sequence ATGCCTGCCGCCCCGTCCCGCACCGCCCTGCGCCTGAAACCGCGCTCGACGGGGACGAAGGCGTTCCTGCTGGCGTTCGTCGGCTTCTTCCTGCTGGGCGCGGCCTGGTCCCTGGCGATGCCCTACGACGGCTCGGCGGACGAGTTCCGTCACGTCGTGCGGGCCTACGGCGTGCTGGACGGCCAGATCAACGTCCACGACTCGCACATCACCGTGCCCAAGAGCCTGGTGCCCGACGGCATCGCCGACCCGGACCCGCAGTCCTGCATGCGCTGGAAGCTCGACGTCACCGCGGCCTGCGTGGCCTCCCCCGCGCCCGGCGACGAGCACCGCATGGTGGACACCACCAGCGGCGCGGCGAACTACAACCCGATCTACTACGCCGTCACCGGCTGGCCGATCAAGCTCTTCCCGGATTACCACGGCGTGATCGCCGCCCGGCTCCTGACCTGCCTGCTGACCAGCGCGCTGCTCGGCGGCGCGGTGGCGGTCGCGGCCCGGCTGGCCCGCGGCCGCGGGCCGCTGGTGCTCGGCGGCGTCCTGCTGGCGGTGACCCCGGTCGCGGTGAACCTCACCGGCGCGGTGAACCCGGCCGGACCGGAGATCGCGGCCGCGGTCGCGGTGTGGACCTCGCTGATCGCGATCCTGATGGCCCGCGACGATTCCAAGTGGACGCTCGCCCTGTTCGGCGTCTCGGCCGGCGTCCTGGCCGTCCTGCGCGAGCTGGGCATCGGCTGGCTGCTGGCGGCCCTGGTGGTGACGGCGTTCGGGGCCGGCAAGGACCGGCTGCGGGAACTGGCCCGCCGACGACCGGTCCAGCTCTGGTCGGCGGCCGTGGTGATCGCCGCGGTGGTCGGCGCGGGCTGGATAATGCTGTCCACCCAGGCCGGCATCCCGGCCAGCGGCCAGTCGACCAACGCGATCCCCCATGGCATGAGCCTGATCGTGAAGGAGCTGACCCACCGGGTCCCGATGTACACCAGCGGCCTGGTCGGGCTGACCTCCTTCGGGGACGTCGCGGTCCCGCTGCCGCTGATACTGATCTGGTTCGCCGCCGTCGGCGCGCTGCTCATCGCGGCCGCACGCCGGGCCGGCTGGCGGGCGCTGCTGCAACTGGCCGCGATCGTGGCCGGCGGCTACCTGTTCCTGGTCGCCGCCGACCTGCAGGCCGCGGCCGGCGGCTGGTGGTTCTCGCAGGGCCGCTACGCGCTGCCGATGCTGGTCGGCGCGCCGATCCTGGCCGCCTTCGTGCTCGCCGACCGGGGTCTGGTGGCGGTCCCGCGCCAGGCCGCGCTGATGCGCTGGGCGGCGTGGATCCTCATCCCGACGCAGGGCGTCGCGCTGTGGATCACCATGATCCGGTTCCAGCACGCCTTCCACGGCCGGCACCCGAACCTGTTCTTCCTGTTCGACCAGACCTCGTCGGTGAACCCGTTCTCCGGGGCGTGGACGCCGCCGGGCTCCGGGGTCCCGGCGGTGCTGCTCGGGGTGGCCGGAATCGTGGCCTTGCTCACCCTCGTACTGCGGGCGGCCCGCTCCGGGCCGATATCGGACGTCGAAACGGTCACAATCCGTGAACGGTATATAAGGATTTCCTAA